The Cetobacterium sp. 8H genome segment ATATTCCAAATACAGATGGTCTTTATGGAATGAAATCAGCTGTAGCAGCTGGTATTATTTCAAATGAACCAGAATTAAAAATGGAATTATTAAAAAATTTAAATTCTGAAAAGGTAAAAAAAATAAAATTTTTATTGGAAAAAGAGATAATTAAAGTATCACCATATAAAACAGATAAATCTATTTATATTGATGTGACAGTAAAGACAGAAAATGGAGTAGGACAATGTATAGTAGAAAATTCTCATTCTAATATATCTTTAATCAGAAAAAATGATGAAATAGTCTACTCAAAAGAAAAAACAGAAGAAAAAATAGGAAGTTTTTTAGATTATTCAATTTTAAATTTAGAATCAATATATAATTATATAAACACTGTTCATATATCAGAATTGGATATAATAAAAAAATCTATTGAGGTTAATAAAGAAATTTGTAACGAAGGCTTAAAAGGTAACTATGGATTATCTGTTGCTAAAGATTTAGAAAAAAACTCATTTTCTGAATTATTTAATTCAAATGCATTAAATAATGCCATTAAAAATACTGTAGCAGGAACGGATGCGAGAATGGCAGGATGTAATTTGCCAGCGATGAGCAATTCAGGAAGTGGAAATCAAGGAATAGCAACAACCATGCCAGTTGTAGCTTATGGAGAAAGCAGAAATATATGTGAGGAGAAATTGATCAGAGGGGCAGCATTAAGTAATTTAGTTACAATTTATATAAAAACAAATTTAGGAAGATTATCTTCTTTATGTGGAGCAGTTAATGCATCAGCAGGATCAAGTTGTGGAATTGTATATTTAAATGATGGAACGGTAGAACAAATGGAAAAAGCTATAAATAATGTTATAGGGAATATAGCTGGAATGTTTTGTGATGGAGCCAAAGCAGGATGTGGTTTAAAAGTAGCAACAGGAACATTTGTTTCTGTATTAAGTGCACATAGAGCATTAGAAGGAAGTGGAATAAATTCAACTGATGGAATAGTTGGAAAAAACATTGATGAAACTTTAGAAAATTATGGCAGAATTTCAAAATATGGATTAAAAGAGTTAGATAATATTTTATTAGATATAATGGTAAAAAAATAAAAATTATAGAAAGGAGAAATAAATGGAGAATGTAAAAGAAACCTCTTCTATTTTAAATGAAAATAGTTCAAATAAATGGATAGGTTGGTTGGTAGCTTTTATGGTTGGAGTATCACTTTTTTATTTTGAAATTTATAAGGTTTGGTTAGGAGAAAGAACTTTAACAACTCAATCAGCTTTTTTATTAATGTTAATATGCTTAATAATAGGTGAAGTAATTTCAACTAAAACAAAAGCTTTTGTACCCTCTATGTTTGTAAGCGCGGTATTATTTGTGATAGGATTTTGGACCTTTTTTCCACAAAATATTTTACAAATAGGTGGGGTAGCACCAAATTTACCAACATTTTTAGTAATGATGATGGTTGTTCATTTAGGAACAATGCTAAATATTCAAGAATTAATTAACCAATGGAAAACAGTTCTTGTTACTTTAGCAGGAATGTTAGGAATTTTAGTAGTTATTTTAACTTTGGGAAGTTTAATTTTGGGAAAAGAAACGGCAGCAATTGCAGCTCCACCGTTAACTGGAGGATTTGTTGCTGCACTTATGATGCAAGGAGCAGCTGGACAAAATCAACATTTATTTATTTTAGCAATGGCTGTATATGTATTACAAGGATTTGTAGGATATCCATTGACTAGTTTATGCTTAAAAATAGAAGGGAAAAATTTAATAAAAAAATATAGAGCTGGAGAATTAAAACTAGAACAAGAACCAAATGTAAAAACAGAAAAAAATAAATCAACAAAGACATATAAATGGGATTTGTTTGAAAAAATACCTTTAAAATATCAAAGTGATTTTACAAATCTTTTTACAATGGTAATTTTAGTAGTGCTTTCAGGATATTTAGAGACTCTTTCTCTAGGATATATTTCTAAGTTTGTATGGGCTTTAATACTTGGAGTTTTTGGAGCAGCTTTAGGATTTATTGAACCACAAATTCTTATAAAATCGAGAAGTATGGGGTTTGTATATACAATAATAATGATGTTTGTATTTTCGCAATTAAGTAGCATAACTCCAGAAACATTAATTTTATTACTTAAAGATTTTGCTATTTTAATTATTTTAGCAACAGTAGGAATAGCTATTGTAGCAATTCCTTTAGGAAGATATTTAGGATGGAGTACTGCAATGTCTTTTGCTATAGGCCTTGGATCATTAGCGGGAGGATTCCCTGCAAGTTATGTTTTAAGTGTTGAGGCTGCAAAAGTTGTATCTGAAACAGAGGAGGAGTTTAAAATTGTAGAAACTAATATTTTACCGAAAACTTTAGTTTCTGGTTTTGTTAGTGCTACATCAGGATCAGTATTTATAGCAGGAGCAGTATTAGCATTTTTCTTTAAGTAAGGAGATTGAAAATGGAATTAGGATTAAAAGATAAAGTTGTTGTTGTAACTGGTGGAACTAAGGGTATAGGATACGCTACAGTATTAGAATTTTTGAAAGAAGGCGCAAAAGTAGCACTGTGTTCAATTGATGATAATTTTTCTTCTGTACAAAAAGAGCTTGAATCTATCAAGAGTTCTAATGAAATCTATATAGAAAAAGTAGATATGTCTCAAAGTGAACAAGTTTATAGATTTTCTAAAAATGTTTATCAAAAATTCGGAAAAATTGATTGTTGGATTAATAATGTAGGAGCAGTAGGTTATAAAAAAGGTGATGAATATGATGATGAAGAGATAGATTTTATTGTAGGAGTATGTTTTAAATCTGTTATATTTGGAAGTCAAGCAGCATATAGGTATATGAAGGGAAAGGGAGGAGTAATTGTAAACGTAAGTTCACTTGCAGCGAGATGTTCTTCAGCAGGAAGAAGTACACTATATGGACCTTTAAAGTCAGCTATAAATAATTTAACCAATACTTTAGCTGGAGAATACTGCGCTGATCAAATTAGAGTAACTTGTATTATGCCTGGATTCACAATAACTCCTTTAACAAAAAGTCAAATATCAAAAGAGGAACTAGAAAAAAATTCAAATGCAACGTTATTAAGAAGAATGGCTTTACCAGAGGAGATAGCAAAACCAATAGTTTTTCTTGCAAGTGATGCAGCAAGTTATATGACTGCAACAACTATAGAAGTTTCAGGTGGAAGAAGTATGACTTTAAATCCAACATTTGCATATGAAAAATTAAATATAAAAAAATAGAATATATAAGGAGGAAAAAATGTCAAAAATAACAAATAATCCACACATTTTAAACAATGAAAAGTCAAATATTCAAAGAGGAGCAATAGGGCATAGAGCTACTTGGATGGCATTAACGTATTTGGCAGCTAAAAATGAAGGTAAAGAGGAAGAGGGAGAAAAGTTTGCGAGAGAAGCTATTTCTAAAACAGGTTTTAGAGATGGTGAAGCATTAAAAAAATTATGTGGAACTGAAGAGATAGATTGTAGTCATTTTGGAGATATTTTTTTAACTCCAGTTTTAAGAGATACTTTTGAAGTGGATTTTAAAAATAAAACTGAAGATAGATTAGATGTTGAGTTTAATCATTGTCCACTATTAAAAGCATGGCAAGATTTAGGATTAGATGATGAAACATGTGCAAAGTTATGTGATATAGCAATGGATGGAGATAGAAATATTGCAAAGGGAATGGGATTAGATTTTCATTTAGGAGATACTATTGCTCAAGGACATCCAACTTGTAAAATTTCTTTCTTCAAAAATAAGTAGAGAAAAAAAGGTTGACTTA includes the following:
- a CDS encoding serine dehydratase subunit alpha family protein, whose protein sequence is MKNILEQEILMALGCTEPIAVALCAATAYNIIGGEKIKSVICLANSNIIKNATSVYIPNTDGLYGMKSAVAAGIISNEPELKMELLKNLNSEKVKKIKFLLEKEIIKVSPYKTDKSIYIDVTVKTENGVGQCIVENSHSNISLIRKNDEIVYSKEKTEEKIGSFLDYSILNLESIYNYINTVHISELDIIKKSIEVNKEICNEGLKGNYGLSVAKDLEKNSFSELFNSNALNNAIKNTVAGTDARMAGCNLPAMSNSGSGNQGIATTMPVVAYGESRNICEEKLIRGAALSNLVTIYIKTNLGRLSSLCGAVNASAGSSCGIVYLNDGTVEQMEKAINNVIGNIAGMFCDGAKAGCGLKVATGTFVSVLSAHRALEGSGINSTDGIVGKNIDETLENYGRISKYGLKELDNILLDIMVKK
- a CDS encoding L-2-amino-thiazoline-4-carboxylic acid hydrolase, which encodes MSKITNNPHILNNEKSNIQRGAIGHRATWMALTYLAAKNEGKEEEGEKFAREAISKTGFRDGEALKKLCGTEEIDCSHFGDIFLTPVLRDTFEVDFKNKTEDRLDVEFNHCPLLKAWQDLGLDDETCAKLCDIAMDGDRNIAKGMGLDFHLGDTIAQGHPTCKISFFKNK
- a CDS encoding SDR family NAD(P)-dependent oxidoreductase; translated protein: MELGLKDKVVVVTGGTKGIGYATVLEFLKEGAKVALCSIDDNFSSVQKELESIKSSNEIYIEKVDMSQSEQVYRFSKNVYQKFGKIDCWINNVGAVGYKKGDEYDDEEIDFIVGVCFKSVIFGSQAAYRYMKGKGGVIVNVSSLAARCSSAGRSTLYGPLKSAINNLTNTLAGEYCADQIRVTCIMPGFTITPLTKSQISKEELEKNSNATLLRRMALPEEIAKPIVFLASDAASYMTATTIEVSGGRSMTLNPTFAYEKLNIKK